The Girardinichthys multiradiatus isolate DD_20200921_A chromosome 6, DD_fGirMul_XY1, whole genome shotgun sequence genome window below encodes:
- the zfyve9a gene encoding zinc finger FYVE domain-containing protein 9 isoform X3, whose product MLSLNPALAHADISPRESPLPFKTLPDSSGTDPKRQSGPEPPSLGGERPADVHSPPLPQPNIGKLVGADDLSPLPVTPRSVVENGCPSSPQLDGIGKDISSSAEVQLGNEEGPGERPSSVGGGGSHFTFETGLAQEQTLSERDHPDVSPAAQNGEELKDENNTVVFQDFEQERNGLNSEEHGESVNGSQIVQAEVEENSLSPHGRERAEEEERKCSRNGQVDQQHRKRSLPNGLEMENGSSLKIKETEINEDLSPSPVPSKEDSVTEEKEMEESKQEMSDGGAVGSGSIQPKLDNSRLQPVSVPYGGARPKQPVSLKLQIPQPLSGQVQIQLSTSAGAKNKNMENHCRRGTPTEPSPSGKGQSLVSVNGNGGTHSLSPMASESPDNDLQAGQQGVLCRKAASSLGEVAPVWVPDSQAPLCMKCDVKFTFTKRRHHCRACGKVFCAACCSLKCKLVYMDRKEARVCVTCHSALTSVQSTETPASAVNQSPNPNNPAEYCSTIPPLQQAQASGVLSSPPPTVMVPVGVLKQPGNESSLTRDQRRVWFADGVLPNGDIAESSKPSSSGSVSAQSRAVSTCSNKSSTSESSEATHSPVAPAGSPVGSSLSLIPEDGLPPILISTGVKGGTGGHITDYAVEERPSEVVLMQQLEEGGPDPLVFVLNANLLAMVKLVNYVNRKCWYVTTKGMHAVGQAEVVILLQCLPDEKTIPRDIFTHFVHLYQEALGGNVLSHLSHSFFTQSFLGSKEHGGFLYISPSFQSLQDLLLPNPPYLFGILIQKWETPWAKVFPIRLMLRLGAEYRFYPCPLFSVRYRKPLFGETGHTIMNLLADFRNYQYTLPAVKGLVVDMEVRKTSIKIPSNRYNELMKAMNKSNEHVLAMGSCFNDRADSHLVCVQNDDGNYQTQAISIHHQPRKVTGACFFVFSGALKASSGFLAKTSIVEDGVMIQITAETMDSLRQALKDMKDFTITCGKADQEENLEVVHILWTEDDHNFNKGVISPIDGKSMESITSVKIFHGSEFKANGKVIRWTEVFFLQSEDQPNGLSDPADHSRLAENVARAFCMALCPHLKLLKEDGMAKLGLRVTLDSDQVGYLAGSNGQPLLPQYLSDLDSALIPVIHSGACQLSEGPVVMELVFYILEIIS is encoded by the exons ATGCTTTCCCTGAACCCCGCTCTGGCCCATGCGGACATCAGCCCCCGGGAGAGTCCTCTTCCCTTCAAGACCCTCCCTGACTCCTCAGGAACTGACCCTAAAAGACAGTCTGGGCCCGAACCTCCATCCTTGGGAGGAGAACGGCCGGCGGACGTCCACAGCCCACCTCTCCCTCAGCCCAACATCGGCAAGCTGGTGGGCGCCGATGACCTCTCGCCTCTACCCGTTACGCCACGCAGTGTAGTGGAAAACGGCTGCCCCAGTAGCCCACAGCTGGATGGGATCGGCAAAGACATCAGCTCCTCTGCTGAGGTCCAGCTTGGTAATGAGGAGGGACCCGGAGAGAGGCCTTCCTCGGTTGGAGGAGGAGGCTCTCATTTTACATTTGAGACGGGATTAGCACAGGAACAGACTCTTTCTGAGAGGGATCATCCAGATGTGTCTCCTGCAGCTCAAAATGGAGAGGAGTTAAAAGATGAGAACAATACAGTGGTTTTTCAGGACTTTGAGCAGGAAAGAAATGGTTTAAATTCAGAGGAGCATGGAGAAAGTGTGAATGGAAGTCAAATTGTCCAGGCAGAGGTGGAGGAGAACAGTTTGTCTCCTCATGGCAGGGAGAGAgcagaagaggaagaaagaaaatgtagtcGAAATGGACAAGTGGACCAGCAACATAGAAAAAGAAGCCTTCCTAATGGTCTGGAGATGGAGAATGGAAGCAGTTTGAAGATTAAGGAAACGGAGATTAATGAGGACCTTTCTCCCTCTCCTGTCCCCTCTAAAGAGGACTCTGTAactgaggagaaggaaatgGAAGAGAGCAAGCAGGAGATGAGTGATGGAGGAGCCGTGGGGTCAGGTAGCATCCAACCAAAACTCGACAACAGCCGGCTTCAGCCTGTGAGCGTTCCCTATGGAGGGGCACGCCCGAAGCAGCCAGTCAGCCTCAAACTCCAGATCCCCCAGCCACTGTCAGGCCAGGTCCAGATCCAGCTCAGCACCTCTGCAGGCGCCAAGAACAAGAACATGGAGAACCACTGTCGAAGAGGCACGCCGACTGAACCGTCGCCCAGCGGGAAGGGCCAGAGTTTAGTCAGTGTGAACGGAAACGGAGGAACCCACTCTCTGTCGCCGATGGCCTCGGAGAGCCCTGACAACGACCTACAGGCTGGGCAACAAGGGGTGCTCTGCAGGAAGGCTGCCAGCTCGCTGGGAGAGGTCGCTCCTGTGTGGGTGCCCGACTCCCAGGCCCCACTCTGCATGAAATGTGACGTCAAGTTCACCTTCACCAAGAGGAGGCACCACTGCAGGGCCTGCGGCAAG GTGTTCTGTGCAGCGTGTTGCAGTTTGAAGTGTAAGCTGGTCTACATGGACAGGAAGGAGGCCCGAGTTTGTGTCACCTGTCACTCTGCCCTGACGAGCG TTCAATCAACGGAGACACCAGCTTCTGCAGTCAATCAGAGTCCAAACCCGAATAACCCAGCGGAGTACTGCTCCACCATCCCCCCCCTACAGCAGGCTCAGGCATCCGGGGTCCTCAGCTCGCCTCCCCCCACAGTCATGGTGCCTGTGGGGGTCCTGAAGCAGCCTGGCAATGAGA GCTCCCTGACGCGGGACCAGAGGAGGGTGTGGTTCGCTGATGGGGTTCTTCCAAACGGAGACATTGCAGAGTCCTCCAAACCGTCCTCCTCTGGTTCAGTGTCCGCTCAGTCACGGGCTGTTTCCACATGCTCAAATAAATCCTCCACATCCGAGTCCTCAGAG GCAACCCATTCCCCTGTCGCGCCGGCAGGCAGCCCCGTGGGCAGCTCCCTCAGTCTGATCCCGGAGGACGGGCTCCCTCCCATCCTCATCTCCACCGGAGTCAAAGGAGGTACGGGAGGCCACATCACAG ATTACGCAGTGGAGGAGAGACCCTCGGAGGTCGTCCTCATGCAGCAGTTGGAGGAGGGAGGCCCAGACCCCCTGGTCTTTGTGCTCAATGCTAACTTGCTTGCCATGGTCAAGCTCGTCAACT ATGTTAACAGGAAATGCTGGTATGTGACGACTAAAGGCATGCACGCCGTGGGCCAAGCTGAGGTCGTCATTCTGCTCCAGTGTCTACCCGACGAGAAGACCATCCCCAGAGACATCTTCACCCACTTTGTGCACCTTTACCAAGAGGCACTAGGTG GCAACGTCCTGAGCCACCTGAGTCACTCGTTCTTCACACAGAGCTTCCTGGGCAGCAAGGAGCACGGCGGCTTCCTCTACATCAGCCCCTCCTTCCAGTCGCTGCAGGACCTGCTGCTGCCCAACCCGCCTTACCTCTTCGGCATCCTCATCCAGAAGTGGGAGACGCCGTGGGCCAAGGTCTTCCCGATCCGCCTCATGCTGCGGCTGGGAGCAGAGTACCGTT TTTATCCGTGTCCACTGTTCAGCGTTCGCTACAGAAAACCGCTCTTTGGAGAGACTGGGCACACAATCATGAATCTGCTTGCA GACTTCCGTAACTACCAGTACACTCTGCCGGCGGTGAAAGGTCTGGTTGTGGACATGGAGGTGAGGAAGACGAGCATCAAGATCCCAAGCAACCGCTACAATGAG CTGATGAAGGCCATGAATAAGTCCAATGAACACGTGCTGGCCATGGGGTCGTGTTTCAACGACCGGGCCGACTCCCATTTGGTTTGCGTGCAGAACGATGACGGGAACTACCAGACGCAGGCCATCAGCATCCATCACCAGCCACGGAAAG TTACTGGAGCctgcttctttgttttcagtGGTGCTTTAAAAGCCTCGTCAGGCTTCTTGGCCAAAACCAGCATTGTAGAAG ATGGTGTGATGATCCAGATCACCGCTGAAACTATGGACTCCCTACGGCAAGCCCTGAAGGACATGAAAGACTTCACCATAACCTGTGGCAAGGCTGACCAGGAGGAGAACCTGGAGGTTGTCCACATCTTGTGGACAGAAGACGACCACAACTTCAACAAAGG CGTCATCAGCCCAATCGATGGAAAATCTATGGAGTCTATCACCAGCGTGAAGATCTTCCACGGCTCAGAGTTCAAAGCTAACGGCAAAGTCATCCGCTGGACTGAG GTGTTTTTCCTTCAGAGCGAAGACCAACCCAACGGGCTGAGTGATCCGGCTGACCACAGCCGGCTGGCAGAGAACGTGGCGCGAGCTTTCTGCATGGCTCTGTGTCCACACctgaagctgctgaaggaggatgGCATGGCTAAACTAGGACTGAGGGTCACGCTGGACTCTGACCAG
- the zfyve9a gene encoding zinc finger FYVE domain-containing protein 9 isoform X2 — MENYFQAEAFNLDKVLDEFEQNEDETDTSILSDAKWTQILAPPAHMLSLNPALAHADISPRESPLPFKTLPDSSGTDPKRQSGPEPPSLGGERPADVHSPPLPQPNIGKLVGADDLSPLPVTPRSVVENGCPSSPQLDGIGKDISSSAEVQLGNEEGPGERPSSVGGGGSHFTFETGLAQEQTLSERDHPDVSPAAQNGEELKDENNTVVFQDFEQERNGLNSEEHGESVNGSQIVQAEVEENSLSPHGRERAEEEERKCSRNGQVDQQHRKRSLPNGLEMENGSSLKIKETEINEDLSPSPVPSKEDSVTEEKEMEESKQEMSDGGAVGSGSIQPKLDNSRLQPVSVPYGGARPKQPVSLKLQIPQPLSGQVQIQLSTSAGAKNKNMENHCRRGTPTEPSPSGKGQSLVSVNGNGGTHSLSPMASESPDNDLQAGQQGVLCRKAASSLGEVAPVWVPDSQAPLCMKCDVKFTFTKRRHHCRACGKVFCAACCSLKCKLVYMDRKEARVCVTCHSALTSVQSTETPASAVNQSPNPNNPAEYCSTIPPLQQAQASGVLSSPPPTVMVPVGVLKQPGNESSLTRDQRRVWFADGVLPNGDIAESSKPSSSGSVSAQSRAVSTCSNKSSTSESSEATHSPVAPAGSPVGSSLSLIPEDGLPPILISTGVKGDYAVEERPSEVVLMQQLEEGGPDPLVFVLNANLLAMVKLVNYVNRKCWYVTTKGMHAVGQAEVVILLQCLPDEKTIPRDIFTHFVHLYQEALGGNVLSHLSHSFFTQSFLGSKEHGGFLYISPSFQSLQDLLLPNPPYLFGILIQKWETPWAKVFPIRLMLRLGAEYRFYPCPLFSVRYRKPLFGETGHTIMNLLADFRNYQYTLPAVKGLVVDMEVRKTSIKIPSNRYNELMKAMNKSNEHVLAMGSCFNDRADSHLVCVQNDDGNYQTQAISIHHQPRKVTGACFFVFSGALKASSGFLAKTSIVEDGVMIQITAETMDSLRQALKDMKDFTITCGKADQEENLEVVHILWTEDDHNFNKGVISPIDGKSMESITSVKIFHGSEFKANGKVIRWTEVFFLQSEDQPNGLSDPADHSRLAENVARAFCMALCPHLKLLKEDGMAKLGLRVTLDSDQVGYLAGSNGQPLLPQYLSDLDSALIPVIHSGACQLSEGPVVMELVFYILEIIS, encoded by the exons ATGGAGAATTACTTCCAAGCCGAGGCCTTCAACCTGGACAAGGTGCTGGACGAGTTCGAGCAGAACGAAG aTGAGACGGACACGTCAATTCTTTCTGATGCCAAGTGGACGCAGATCCTGGCCCCGCCTGCCCACATGCTTTCCCTGAACCCCGCTCTGGCCCATGCGGACATCAGCCCCCGGGAGAGTCCTCTTCCCTTCAAGACCCTCCCTGACTCCTCAGGAACTGACCCTAAAAGACAGTCTGGGCCCGAACCTCCATCCTTGGGAGGAGAACGGCCGGCGGACGTCCACAGCCCACCTCTCCCTCAGCCCAACATCGGCAAGCTGGTGGGCGCCGATGACCTCTCGCCTCTACCCGTTACGCCACGCAGTGTAGTGGAAAACGGCTGCCCCAGTAGCCCACAGCTGGATGGGATCGGCAAAGACATCAGCTCCTCTGCTGAGGTCCAGCTTGGTAATGAGGAGGGACCCGGAGAGAGGCCTTCCTCGGTTGGAGGAGGAGGCTCTCATTTTACATTTGAGACGGGATTAGCACAGGAACAGACTCTTTCTGAGAGGGATCATCCAGATGTGTCTCCTGCAGCTCAAAATGGAGAGGAGTTAAAAGATGAGAACAATACAGTGGTTTTTCAGGACTTTGAGCAGGAAAGAAATGGTTTAAATTCAGAGGAGCATGGAGAAAGTGTGAATGGAAGTCAAATTGTCCAGGCAGAGGTGGAGGAGAACAGTTTGTCTCCTCATGGCAGGGAGAGAgcagaagaggaagaaagaaaatgtagtcGAAATGGACAAGTGGACCAGCAACATAGAAAAAGAAGCCTTCCTAATGGTCTGGAGATGGAGAATGGAAGCAGTTTGAAGATTAAGGAAACGGAGATTAATGAGGACCTTTCTCCCTCTCCTGTCCCCTCTAAAGAGGACTCTGTAactgaggagaaggaaatgGAAGAGAGCAAGCAGGAGATGAGTGATGGAGGAGCCGTGGGGTCAGGTAGCATCCAACCAAAACTCGACAACAGCCGGCTTCAGCCTGTGAGCGTTCCCTATGGAGGGGCACGCCCGAAGCAGCCAGTCAGCCTCAAACTCCAGATCCCCCAGCCACTGTCAGGCCAGGTCCAGATCCAGCTCAGCACCTCTGCAGGCGCCAAGAACAAGAACATGGAGAACCACTGTCGAAGAGGCACGCCGACTGAACCGTCGCCCAGCGGGAAGGGCCAGAGTTTAGTCAGTGTGAACGGAAACGGAGGAACCCACTCTCTGTCGCCGATGGCCTCGGAGAGCCCTGACAACGACCTACAGGCTGGGCAACAAGGGGTGCTCTGCAGGAAGGCTGCCAGCTCGCTGGGAGAGGTCGCTCCTGTGTGGGTGCCCGACTCCCAGGCCCCACTCTGCATGAAATGTGACGTCAAGTTCACCTTCACCAAGAGGAGGCACCACTGCAGGGCCTGCGGCAAG GTGTTCTGTGCAGCGTGTTGCAGTTTGAAGTGTAAGCTGGTCTACATGGACAGGAAGGAGGCCCGAGTTTGTGTCACCTGTCACTCTGCCCTGACGAGCG TTCAATCAACGGAGACACCAGCTTCTGCAGTCAATCAGAGTCCAAACCCGAATAACCCAGCGGAGTACTGCTCCACCATCCCCCCCCTACAGCAGGCTCAGGCATCCGGGGTCCTCAGCTCGCCTCCCCCCACAGTCATGGTGCCTGTGGGGGTCCTGAAGCAGCCTGGCAATGAGA GCTCCCTGACGCGGGACCAGAGGAGGGTGTGGTTCGCTGATGGGGTTCTTCCAAACGGAGACATTGCAGAGTCCTCCAAACCGTCCTCCTCTGGTTCAGTGTCCGCTCAGTCACGGGCTGTTTCCACATGCTCAAATAAATCCTCCACATCCGAGTCCTCAGAG GCAACCCATTCCCCTGTCGCGCCGGCAGGCAGCCCCGTGGGCAGCTCCCTCAGTCTGATCCCGGAGGACGGGCTCCCTCCCATCCTCATCTCCACCGGAGTCAAAGGAG ATTACGCAGTGGAGGAGAGACCCTCGGAGGTCGTCCTCATGCAGCAGTTGGAGGAGGGAGGCCCAGACCCCCTGGTCTTTGTGCTCAATGCTAACTTGCTTGCCATGGTCAAGCTCGTCAACT ATGTTAACAGGAAATGCTGGTATGTGACGACTAAAGGCATGCACGCCGTGGGCCAAGCTGAGGTCGTCATTCTGCTCCAGTGTCTACCCGACGAGAAGACCATCCCCAGAGACATCTTCACCCACTTTGTGCACCTTTACCAAGAGGCACTAGGTG GCAACGTCCTGAGCCACCTGAGTCACTCGTTCTTCACACAGAGCTTCCTGGGCAGCAAGGAGCACGGCGGCTTCCTCTACATCAGCCCCTCCTTCCAGTCGCTGCAGGACCTGCTGCTGCCCAACCCGCCTTACCTCTTCGGCATCCTCATCCAGAAGTGGGAGACGCCGTGGGCCAAGGTCTTCCCGATCCGCCTCATGCTGCGGCTGGGAGCAGAGTACCGTT TTTATCCGTGTCCACTGTTCAGCGTTCGCTACAGAAAACCGCTCTTTGGAGAGACTGGGCACACAATCATGAATCTGCTTGCA GACTTCCGTAACTACCAGTACACTCTGCCGGCGGTGAAAGGTCTGGTTGTGGACATGGAGGTGAGGAAGACGAGCATCAAGATCCCAAGCAACCGCTACAATGAG CTGATGAAGGCCATGAATAAGTCCAATGAACACGTGCTGGCCATGGGGTCGTGTTTCAACGACCGGGCCGACTCCCATTTGGTTTGCGTGCAGAACGATGACGGGAACTACCAGACGCAGGCCATCAGCATCCATCACCAGCCACGGAAAG TTACTGGAGCctgcttctttgttttcagtGGTGCTTTAAAAGCCTCGTCAGGCTTCTTGGCCAAAACCAGCATTGTAGAAG ATGGTGTGATGATCCAGATCACCGCTGAAACTATGGACTCCCTACGGCAAGCCCTGAAGGACATGAAAGACTTCACCATAACCTGTGGCAAGGCTGACCAGGAGGAGAACCTGGAGGTTGTCCACATCTTGTGGACAGAAGACGACCACAACTTCAACAAAGG CGTCATCAGCCCAATCGATGGAAAATCTATGGAGTCTATCACCAGCGTGAAGATCTTCCACGGCTCAGAGTTCAAAGCTAACGGCAAAGTCATCCGCTGGACTGAG GTGTTTTTCCTTCAGAGCGAAGACCAACCCAACGGGCTGAGTGATCCGGCTGACCACAGCCGGCTGGCAGAGAACGTGGCGCGAGCTTTCTGCATGGCTCTGTGTCCACACctgaagctgctgaaggaggatgGCATGGCTAAACTAGGACTGAGGGTCACGCTGGACTCTGACCAG
- the zfyve9a gene encoding zinc finger FYVE domain-containing protein 9 isoform X1, giving the protein MENYFQAEAFNLDKVLDEFEQNEDETDTSILSDAKWTQILAPPAHMLSLNPALAHADISPRESPLPFKTLPDSSGTDPKRQSGPEPPSLGGERPADVHSPPLPQPNIGKLVGADDLSPLPVTPRSVVENGCPSSPQLDGIGKDISSSAEVQLGNEEGPGERPSSVGGGGSHFTFETGLAQEQTLSERDHPDVSPAAQNGEELKDENNTVVFQDFEQERNGLNSEEHGESVNGSQIVQAEVEENSLSPHGRERAEEEERKCSRNGQVDQQHRKRSLPNGLEMENGSSLKIKETEINEDLSPSPVPSKEDSVTEEKEMEESKQEMSDGGAVGSGSIQPKLDNSRLQPVSVPYGGARPKQPVSLKLQIPQPLSGQVQIQLSTSAGAKNKNMENHCRRGTPTEPSPSGKGQSLVSVNGNGGTHSLSPMASESPDNDLQAGQQGVLCRKAASSLGEVAPVWVPDSQAPLCMKCDVKFTFTKRRHHCRACGKVFCAACCSLKCKLVYMDRKEARVCVTCHSALTSVQSTETPASAVNQSPNPNNPAEYCSTIPPLQQAQASGVLSSPPPTVMVPVGVLKQPGNESSLTRDQRRVWFADGVLPNGDIAESSKPSSSGSVSAQSRAVSTCSNKSSTSESSEATHSPVAPAGSPVGSSLSLIPEDGLPPILISTGVKGGTGGHITDYAVEERPSEVVLMQQLEEGGPDPLVFVLNANLLAMVKLVNYVNRKCWYVTTKGMHAVGQAEVVILLQCLPDEKTIPRDIFTHFVHLYQEALGGNVLSHLSHSFFTQSFLGSKEHGGFLYISPSFQSLQDLLLPNPPYLFGILIQKWETPWAKVFPIRLMLRLGAEYRFYPCPLFSVRYRKPLFGETGHTIMNLLADFRNYQYTLPAVKGLVVDMEVRKTSIKIPSNRYNELMKAMNKSNEHVLAMGSCFNDRADSHLVCVQNDDGNYQTQAISIHHQPRKVTGACFFVFSGALKASSGFLAKTSIVEDGVMIQITAETMDSLRQALKDMKDFTITCGKADQEENLEVVHILWTEDDHNFNKGVISPIDGKSMESITSVKIFHGSEFKANGKVIRWTEVFFLQSEDQPNGLSDPADHSRLAENVARAFCMALCPHLKLLKEDGMAKLGLRVTLDSDQVGYLAGSNGQPLLPQYLSDLDSALIPVIHSGACQLSEGPVVMELVFYILEIIS; this is encoded by the exons ATGGAGAATTACTTCCAAGCCGAGGCCTTCAACCTGGACAAGGTGCTGGACGAGTTCGAGCAGAACGAAG aTGAGACGGACACGTCAATTCTTTCTGATGCCAAGTGGACGCAGATCCTGGCCCCGCCTGCCCACATGCTTTCCCTGAACCCCGCTCTGGCCCATGCGGACATCAGCCCCCGGGAGAGTCCTCTTCCCTTCAAGACCCTCCCTGACTCCTCAGGAACTGACCCTAAAAGACAGTCTGGGCCCGAACCTCCATCCTTGGGAGGAGAACGGCCGGCGGACGTCCACAGCCCACCTCTCCCTCAGCCCAACATCGGCAAGCTGGTGGGCGCCGATGACCTCTCGCCTCTACCCGTTACGCCACGCAGTGTAGTGGAAAACGGCTGCCCCAGTAGCCCACAGCTGGATGGGATCGGCAAAGACATCAGCTCCTCTGCTGAGGTCCAGCTTGGTAATGAGGAGGGACCCGGAGAGAGGCCTTCCTCGGTTGGAGGAGGAGGCTCTCATTTTACATTTGAGACGGGATTAGCACAGGAACAGACTCTTTCTGAGAGGGATCATCCAGATGTGTCTCCTGCAGCTCAAAATGGAGAGGAGTTAAAAGATGAGAACAATACAGTGGTTTTTCAGGACTTTGAGCAGGAAAGAAATGGTTTAAATTCAGAGGAGCATGGAGAAAGTGTGAATGGAAGTCAAATTGTCCAGGCAGAGGTGGAGGAGAACAGTTTGTCTCCTCATGGCAGGGAGAGAgcagaagaggaagaaagaaaatgtagtcGAAATGGACAAGTGGACCAGCAACATAGAAAAAGAAGCCTTCCTAATGGTCTGGAGATGGAGAATGGAAGCAGTTTGAAGATTAAGGAAACGGAGATTAATGAGGACCTTTCTCCCTCTCCTGTCCCCTCTAAAGAGGACTCTGTAactgaggagaaggaaatgGAAGAGAGCAAGCAGGAGATGAGTGATGGAGGAGCCGTGGGGTCAGGTAGCATCCAACCAAAACTCGACAACAGCCGGCTTCAGCCTGTGAGCGTTCCCTATGGAGGGGCACGCCCGAAGCAGCCAGTCAGCCTCAAACTCCAGATCCCCCAGCCACTGTCAGGCCAGGTCCAGATCCAGCTCAGCACCTCTGCAGGCGCCAAGAACAAGAACATGGAGAACCACTGTCGAAGAGGCACGCCGACTGAACCGTCGCCCAGCGGGAAGGGCCAGAGTTTAGTCAGTGTGAACGGAAACGGAGGAACCCACTCTCTGTCGCCGATGGCCTCGGAGAGCCCTGACAACGACCTACAGGCTGGGCAACAAGGGGTGCTCTGCAGGAAGGCTGCCAGCTCGCTGGGAGAGGTCGCTCCTGTGTGGGTGCCCGACTCCCAGGCCCCACTCTGCATGAAATGTGACGTCAAGTTCACCTTCACCAAGAGGAGGCACCACTGCAGGGCCTGCGGCAAG GTGTTCTGTGCAGCGTGTTGCAGTTTGAAGTGTAAGCTGGTCTACATGGACAGGAAGGAGGCCCGAGTTTGTGTCACCTGTCACTCTGCCCTGACGAGCG TTCAATCAACGGAGACACCAGCTTCTGCAGTCAATCAGAGTCCAAACCCGAATAACCCAGCGGAGTACTGCTCCACCATCCCCCCCCTACAGCAGGCTCAGGCATCCGGGGTCCTCAGCTCGCCTCCCCCCACAGTCATGGTGCCTGTGGGGGTCCTGAAGCAGCCTGGCAATGAGA GCTCCCTGACGCGGGACCAGAGGAGGGTGTGGTTCGCTGATGGGGTTCTTCCAAACGGAGACATTGCAGAGTCCTCCAAACCGTCCTCCTCTGGTTCAGTGTCCGCTCAGTCACGGGCTGTTTCCACATGCTCAAATAAATCCTCCACATCCGAGTCCTCAGAG GCAACCCATTCCCCTGTCGCGCCGGCAGGCAGCCCCGTGGGCAGCTCCCTCAGTCTGATCCCGGAGGACGGGCTCCCTCCCATCCTCATCTCCACCGGAGTCAAAGGAGGTACGGGAGGCCACATCACAG ATTACGCAGTGGAGGAGAGACCCTCGGAGGTCGTCCTCATGCAGCAGTTGGAGGAGGGAGGCCCAGACCCCCTGGTCTTTGTGCTCAATGCTAACTTGCTTGCCATGGTCAAGCTCGTCAACT ATGTTAACAGGAAATGCTGGTATGTGACGACTAAAGGCATGCACGCCGTGGGCCAAGCTGAGGTCGTCATTCTGCTCCAGTGTCTACCCGACGAGAAGACCATCCCCAGAGACATCTTCACCCACTTTGTGCACCTTTACCAAGAGGCACTAGGTG GCAACGTCCTGAGCCACCTGAGTCACTCGTTCTTCACACAGAGCTTCCTGGGCAGCAAGGAGCACGGCGGCTTCCTCTACATCAGCCCCTCCTTCCAGTCGCTGCAGGACCTGCTGCTGCCCAACCCGCCTTACCTCTTCGGCATCCTCATCCAGAAGTGGGAGACGCCGTGGGCCAAGGTCTTCCCGATCCGCCTCATGCTGCGGCTGGGAGCAGAGTACCGTT TTTATCCGTGTCCACTGTTCAGCGTTCGCTACAGAAAACCGCTCTTTGGAGAGACTGGGCACACAATCATGAATCTGCTTGCA GACTTCCGTAACTACCAGTACACTCTGCCGGCGGTGAAAGGTCTGGTTGTGGACATGGAGGTGAGGAAGACGAGCATCAAGATCCCAAGCAACCGCTACAATGAG CTGATGAAGGCCATGAATAAGTCCAATGAACACGTGCTGGCCATGGGGTCGTGTTTCAACGACCGGGCCGACTCCCATTTGGTTTGCGTGCAGAACGATGACGGGAACTACCAGACGCAGGCCATCAGCATCCATCACCAGCCACGGAAAG TTACTGGAGCctgcttctttgttttcagtGGTGCTTTAAAAGCCTCGTCAGGCTTCTTGGCCAAAACCAGCATTGTAGAAG ATGGTGTGATGATCCAGATCACCGCTGAAACTATGGACTCCCTACGGCAAGCCCTGAAGGACATGAAAGACTTCACCATAACCTGTGGCAAGGCTGACCAGGAGGAGAACCTGGAGGTTGTCCACATCTTGTGGACAGAAGACGACCACAACTTCAACAAAGG CGTCATCAGCCCAATCGATGGAAAATCTATGGAGTCTATCACCAGCGTGAAGATCTTCCACGGCTCAGAGTTCAAAGCTAACGGCAAAGTCATCCGCTGGACTGAG GTGTTTTTCCTTCAGAGCGAAGACCAACCCAACGGGCTGAGTGATCCGGCTGACCACAGCCGGCTGGCAGAGAACGTGGCGCGAGCTTTCTGCATGGCTCTGTGTCCACACctgaagctgctgaaggaggatgGCATGGCTAAACTAGGACTGAGGGTCACGCTGGACTCTGACCAG
- the LOC124869960 gene encoding transcription factor BTF3 homolog 4, translating to MNQEKLAKLQAQVRIGGKGTARRKKKVVHKTATADDKKLQGSLKKLAVNNIAGIEEVNMIKDDGTVIHFNNPKVQASLSANTFAITGHAETKQLTEMLPGILSQLGADSLSSLRKLAEQFPRQSMELKAVKEENAEEDDDDVPDLVENFDEASKNEAN from the exons ATGAATCAAGAAAAGCTCGCCAAACTTCAAGCACAGGTCCGGATAGGAGGAAAG GGGACGGCCCGCAGGAAGAAAAAGGTTGTTCACAAAACGGCAACAGCTGATGACAAAAAACTGCAGGGATCACTGAAGAAACTGGCAGTGAACAACATTGCAGGGATAGAGGAG GTGAATATGATAAAAGACGATGGGACAGTGATTCACTTCAACAACCCCAAGGTTCAGGCTTCTCTGTCGGCCAACACCTTCGCCATCACGGGCCACGCCGAGACCAAACAGCTGACGGAGATGCTGCCAGGCATCCTGAGCCAGCTGGGAGCCGACAGCCTCAGCAGCCTGCGCAAGCTGGCCGAGCAGTTTCCACGGCAAT CAATGGAGCTGAAAgctgtcaaagaagaaaatgcagaaGAGGACGACGACGATGTTCCAG ATCTTGTGGAGAACTTTGATGAAGCATCCAAAAATGAAGCGAACTGA